The Polyangium mundeleinium genome contains the following window.
CGGCTCGAAGCGAGCGACGCCCGGCTCGGTCCGTGGATCGGCGAGGTGCGCGCGGTGGCGAAAAACTTCCAGACCAAGCGGCTCCGCTCCCTGCTCCGGACTCAGCTCGATGCGACGTCACAGCGCGTGCGTGCATGATAGGATCCTCCGAACACGGATTCGCCACCGAGGTGAGGGCGGGGAGAACCGATGAGCCGAACAGCGCCTGATGCGGTGTCGTCGTACACCATCCTGATTGTCGATGATCTGCCCGCCAGCCTGGCCATGGCGATCGCGCATCTGGAAGAGCGCGGCTATCTGGTGGCGATCGCGCAGGACGGTGAAGACGCGCTCGATCTGGCCGAGCGCCTTTCGCCCGATCTGATCCTGCTCGATGTCTTGATGCCGGGAATGGATGGCCTCGCGACGTGCCGATGTTTGAAGGCGTCCGAAAAAACCAGAGGGATCCCGGTCATTTTCATGACCGCGCTTGGAGAGACGTCCCACAAGGTCGCCGGGTTCGAAGCGGGCGGCGTCGATTACGTCGTCAAGCCGCTCGAGATCACCGAGGTCATCGCGCGCATCGAGACCCACGTGGCCTTGCATGCGATGCGCGCGCAGCTCGAAGCGCAGAACGCAGAGCTCCGGCGGGAGGTCGCCATGCGCGAGGAGCTCGCGGCCGAGCTACGGCGTGCCCACGACAAGCTGGAGAAACGAGTCCAGGCGCGCACGGTCGAACTCGCCGCGGCCAATGACGTCCTGAAACAGGAAATCACCGATCGCAAGCGCGCCGAGGAAGAGCGGGAGAGGCTCCTCGCGAGCGAGCAGGCGGCGCGCGCCAAGGCCGAGGCCGCCGACCGATTGAAGGACGAGTTCCTCTCCACGCTCAGCCACGAGCTACGCACCCCCTTGACCGCCATCCTCGGCTGGGCGCAGATGCTCCTCCGCTCGGCCCCTTTGGACGCGGCCAAGGTGCAGCGCGGCCTCGAGGTCATCGAACGCAATGGCATGGCCGAGCTGCGGCTCGTCGAGGCGCTCCTCGACGTCTCCGCCATCCTCCGCGGCAAGGTGGACCTGAAGCTACAGCCGGTCCTCATCGCCCCGTTGATCCAGGCGGTCGTCGACGCTGCCATCCCGAGCGCGGAAGCGAAGTGCATACGCCTCTCGCAGTCGCTCGGCCCGACGAGCAGCAGGGTGTGGGGCGATCACGGCAGGCTCGAGCAGATCGTCCGGAATCTGCTGACCAACGCCATCAAATTCACGCCTGCCGGCGGGTGCGTGGCCGTCTCGCTTCGTGAGGTGGGGGCGATGGTGCAGCTCCGCATCAGCGACACGGGCGAGGGAATCGGCGCCAACGTTCTTCCCTTTGTCTTCGACCAGTTTCGCCAGGCCGACAGCTCGTCCACGCGTCGGCACGGCGGGCTCGGCCTGGGGCTCGCCATCGTGCGGGATCTGGTGAGAATGCACGGCGGCACGGTTCGGGGGGAGAGCGCCGGGGAGGGTCATGGCGCGGTGTTCACCGTGGACCTGCCTCTGATGCTGGGGGGCGAGGAGGCCGCTGGGTTGCCAAAGGCCGGCGCTTTGGAACGCGGCGCCGGGTCGTTCCCTTCGATCCTGGCCGGGCTGCGCGTGCTCGTGGTGGACGATGAATCCGACATGCGGGAGCTGATGCAGTGCATCCTGGGGGAGGCCGGGGCGGAGGTACGCGTGGCGACGGTCGCGCGGGAAGGTTTTGAAATCTTCGAGCGGTGGCGCCCGGACGTGCTCGTGAGCGACATCGGGCT
Protein-coding sequences here:
- a CDS encoding response regulator, whose amino-acid sequence is MSRTAPDAVSSYTILIVDDLPASLAMAIAHLEERGYLVAIAQDGEDALDLAERLSPDLILLDVLMPGMDGLATCRCLKASEKTRGIPVIFMTALGETSHKVAGFEAGGVDYVVKPLEITEVIARIETHVALHAMRAQLEAQNAELRREVAMREELAAELRRAHDKLEKRVQARTVELAAANDVLKQEITDRKRAEEERERLLASEQAARAKAEAADRLKDEFLSTLSHELRTPLTAILGWAQMLLRSAPLDAAKVQRGLEVIERNGMAELRLVEALLDVSAILRGKVDLKLQPVLIAPLIQAVVDAAIPSAEAKCIRLSQSLGPTSSRVWGDHGRLEQIVRNLLTNAIKFTPAGGCVAVSLREVGAMVQLRISDTGEGIGANVLPFVFDQFRQADSSSTRRHGGLGLGLAIVRDLVRMHGGTVRGESAGEGHGAVFTVDLPLMLGGEEAAGLPKAGALERGAGSFPSILAGLRVLVVDDESDMRELMQCILGEAGAEVRVATVAREGFEIFERWRPDVLVSDIGLPDEDGYALIRKIRALPVDQGGRTPAAALTAYADPDTREQTLSAGYQVHIAKPVHPTSFKETVARLVVRSPDGRASGYQ